CCGAAGTACGAGATGGTGGAGCCGTGAGAGTTGAAGCTGTAGGCGACGGCGGTCACAACGATCCCGGCGATCAGAACCACCACGCCGAACGGCACGGTGCAGCGGTAGCAGGACAGCTCGGCCCCGCCGGTGGCCGCCGTCAACTGAACCTCATTGACCAGAGGAACGGTGATCTCTGTTGCTGGTGGAGGTGGCCGAGGAGCTTCGTTGTTGTTGGTTTTATCGATCGAGATACGCTGTGGGCTTCCGGGGATCGTCATGATGTCTTTAACAGGCTCGCCGGGCATTGCAGGGTCAAGGGTCAGATTGTTTCGGGGCATCAGCCACAGCGTGGCTCGTTTCTCTACAGCATCTGCTTACAGACCCTCCACacctaaaaataaagaaatgtatatgCATGAAAACTCATTAAAGTCATCTGCATTTTACAGACAGGGCAGGAGTTGTTTTGGTTTTTCAGATGGGAAGAGCCCCTTGATCTAGTTTATGAGACTGACCACCGCCTGAATGACGCAGAGAGAGCTGCCACATTCCCTGGAGAGCTCGGGATATGACATTACAAACCCCGGCACGAAACCCGAGCGCTATATAAATTAACAGTCGTTTCACAGGGGGCTTGTTCTTATGAGGACAACTGCCAAACGCCCGAGGCACTTCTCTCTGACCGCTAAACACTACATCTGCAAAGTTCAGCTCACTTTGTAACCCTCATGTTGAAATCATTTCTCTTTGAGGTCCCACGGCGCTCTATGACGTCAGTATAAAAGTAATATCTCATCATCAGTcattttattgaaaaaaattatgttaaatatGTAAGTCtcataaatgtataaaatatctGTATTTTATTAGTTATGTATGATGTGAGTGTTTAAATAAGACATTAGACATAAATTTGACACATTAATGCACTGGCGACAGATATAAATGTGAATATgtattgtttatattaactATGAATATATTAAACATGATACTCATATTAGGATATCAATACCCTGTTTTacaattaatacatttaataaatattatttttatgcatttttcttttaaactttttatgtttaaaaatacatgCAGTTTAATTCTATGCATAGAATcctaaaagtattttttatataacaacaaaaaaaaaacaagttgtaTTTCACCAAATGCAGTGCCactataaaaatgttatttattagtATATCATGCGAAATATTATGAAACTAATCATGCATGATAAACATAAGAACACTGATGCGTAATGTGTAATTCATATAAAGATAAAGTGAGATGGTTTAAAGTCTTTTACCTCACATTTGTGCTTCATCTTCAACTCCAAGATCTTCTGTGTAAAACCAAAGACTTTAAGGTTTAGCAATGATCCAGAGTGAATAAGGTCTGCCAGTGACACATGgagagtctctctctctctctatcgctcgctcactcgctctctcacTGAGCGTGTCTCATTCACTAAATGTGTGTgtctgggggtggagtgaaatatagatacaggTTTCCCCAGTTCCCCACTCTCACATTTGTTCTAAAGTTAGTTTTGGAGtcgtattttaatatttattatatattatttttttatttaattttattataatatatacacTTACTTTTCTATTTCTGATTTTGGTAcagtgtaaaaaatactttgttgccttaaattttttgttgaatcaactcggatttacaagtcatttcaacttactattacttatcttgactagagatgagttgttataactacaggtgagttgttataacttatacaattaagttgacttttctcaactatattttatacattgtgacaactcatctctgttgacatgacttgtaaatctgagttgatttaacaaaaaattttaaggcagcaaagtattttttacagtgtacattacTATCAAGATTTCTCAGAAATTGTATTTCACATATTTCTTGAAAGCAGTGTTTTGTGGGTTTTTAgcagacatgttttttttttcaaaatttcaaCATTCATTCAACATTGAATTTCaacattgtacaaaataaaagtactactatttaaaaatctacagtcaaataaaatcatataaatatacataatccACATATAATCAATAAACACTTACAAACACAAAGATCTTCTAGCAGCTGTTTTTAAACCACTCAAAAACTCTGCCCGCCTGTTTGCGAAACCCAATTGAAATATGTTTAATTGAATCTAAATGTGTGATTTGAATTGTGCGTAAAGATTTGCTTAATCACATTCTGCCCATCGAATGCATCCATAAGAGACTCCAACATCCAGCCCGGTTTCTTCCCTGCGCTTGACTTGTAATGTGATACAGGGTGTTGTCGACAGTCTTCCTTCCCAGAGGAAA
This window of the Misgurnus anguillicaudatus chromosome 19, ASM2758022v2, whole genome shotgun sequence genome carries:
- the LOC129436735 gene encoding transmembrane protein 100, with the translated sequence MPRNNLTLDPAMPGEPVKDIMTIPGSPQRISIDKTNNNEAPRPPPPATEITVPLVNEVQLTAATGGAELSCYRCTVPFGVVVLIAGIVVTAVAYSFNSHGSTISYFGLVLLSAGLVLLALSAVCWKVRMERKKERRRESQTALMAHQRSIFA